In the genome of Lathyrus oleraceus cultivar Zhongwan6 chromosome 4, CAAS_Psat_ZW6_1.0, whole genome shotgun sequence, the window gcattttggacaaagattgtTAGGTTTGGGCATGGCTTTAACAGGactgcatcattggaaagaatcaattgtacaaacttcagttcacaatgccttgccattcaagcttcattcagacttcaatttgaatcatttttagaccttaatgcattgcatcataggcctgtacatgcccacgcactcgtgccatccacattgccaattttggacagattttgaagtgtgcaaatatcattctctttggctataaatagaaggcttatgagctcatttgaatcacactttgcgcgccaactttgcccccccCCATTGTAcccctctcattctaaaggaaaacctgagaaatttcaatttgaaatttgagtttgaatctcaactgttggagattcaagaactccaggatccacaGCCTTGtaacctctccaatcacttcctattagcttctcaagtgtgatcagatcatgtttgaagcaagcatcatcaagaactgcatagcattgaagataattttcagaaaactttatctatttgattctcactcaattctcttggatctttggttgtctgaagtcctactaatgtaggcaagaagattgagttgcttagaggtcaagTCGAAGAAAatcagttgacacacctcaaaatccaactcctcatatctttctatatatgtggagttagttaaaattgaggtcagattcgtgctctacgctattttttctttcaaatcatgttctctttttttattttggtgatggttgagggtggaccagtccagtgaggtccaccggagaagaagaccagagctacaactccggccgtgtgttggcacgtctcaAACCATAGGATCCTTACAAAACattttaatctcgtgcgttggttttAAATATCATCCCTGCAGTGCATTGACTAGTGCCCATTTTGGAACgcgcgctgaggaccacttgatctgccacctcaactaatgagggagatcaagtggtccacattttttgttattttctgattttcattttaatccttttatttttattaattcatattaattttaatattgatccaaaaaatatgagagtttcaccaaaaaatttcaaaaaatttcctctttcttattttgaattcaaattattttttggatcattattaatatttttcatgatttaattgattttgtatttgtttttaattgtttaaaaatacttttaagtctttaaaaattctgaatttttttctccaaggtcctttgaccttgtttaacctatgataaatctcatggccatttctttggtgttttgatgaggttttaggaatttgacaaaccatatttaatttaaatgtattattttagtctttttaatttgaataaatatcagttaattgtgttgaccaattgtgatgatttgtttgagttcgactcttgttgttgggccttggtcaaggttgatttgactttgtcaagttaatatcattggatttaggggattagtggaatgtacgttccatctcccaaaatgaatggatgctattaatttggtaaaagtcctcctttgaccaatttgagttttgatccattcccctccctcttcatctcattcccattctttatgcattcatctcatttggcctatgatatcttAAAATCCTAtagctagttgattgaaaaatcaacataaatATGGAAGAGATTAGGCcatctcttttgcatattatttttgtgtgtggtatgtttcatgagcatagtccattatactatgtctctaacatgcattaacactaaaattcgattgcccgacctcaaatagttgtgacttctacataagtccaattacgattgtttaacatagtgctaaatttgtgacacaaaaggcatagcgttctagttagtgagattgtaagtctcccctctttcatggtattgtgtggaaacttggccttttttccttcctttggaagatgtcttggctcaaggattcatgtttgtgataagtgggttgagtattctccaaagaatgacttaaaaaatgaaaagcaaaagcaaaacaatactaacttctaactcattaacaactaacttttaatttcaagccatttactttaatgtcatttaattttagtctttattcatttcccattattcataccattctaattgtttattttaatgcaattttcactttgtccacttggaccatattgtgtgatatattccattttatgtatactttgtttgcttgtgtggtctttgaccattaatgtacataataacaacaaaaatcctaaaaaacttttgtgtggactattgacttgatcttggacaaatggacttagaatttaggcaacattcctatgctaaaggacttggtcaatgccaaattttgtgaaaccaagtgacttcaatttgaagcttcatctgatacatcattcaagatccctttgagttcatctgcaacatgatcattatgaaactgttattttgaacccgtgacttgtggaattcatttgttacatgggctaattttgaagaagatcatggagtggataagcttggatgtggctatctttatttaatgccttgctcttcaagatttATATAATTGTGCgtttgtgtgtttcttgattctaaatgtccaaggaaatttggatttctattgacattcttgtctattggattgctacccattggtcagatcttttcaacccttaacttttaattttgtgcataggattagtctcttcatcttctccccatttcttaaattACAAAACCTCTTCCTCCTTTTAaatttttctttgtttgaacttattttgttctaaactttgaccactttacaaaaagatagaaactttggccttatgccattgcattttcaaacttcttttcttaaatcaaatttgtaaataaacttaactatacttgacttaaactttcaaaaaaagGCCAAgaagaactaactcattcaaaccatttttaggcctttgtgcctttcaaacttaatttttattaaaagcaatgcatccactttgaaatttgtatcacgaactagaggttttgatccctcatttttatgttggtacgtagacacaagtctgaaggtcttgtcaaacacaaaactataattaatgaattcttttctcatcccctcactctatttgtttgtaaacatcatttttgtataaaatacatatgcatacaaaaaagggctccctaggagaaccttggacactttgggtgctaacaccttccctttgtgtaaccaaccccattacctgtaatctctgacattttattagtttttatttgaaaacttcttacttttgggttttgttcgtacttttcccttttcccttggaaacaataaaagcgcggtggcgactcttgttatttgacgtctagcttatccatagcttgatgatcatgaatttaccgctacacatatTTGAACCCTTTGATACTTTGTTGACAAAATATATTGGCTCTTAACTATTGCCCCTCTCTTGGAAAAGCACACATCTCATTGTTCTATCATCACTGGTAAACAGAGGAATAATTATGTGCCTTCTACCAGGCTTGTTAACACTAGTGGAGTCACCTAACGTATTTTTAACCTTCTGAATGCTTCTTCACACACTTTTGTCCATTCAAACTTTTGCTTATTCTCCAAAGCGATGAAGAAATGGAAATCCTTGTCCTCTACACAAGAAAGGAATATGGAGAGGGAGTCCATACATATTATCAACTATTATACTGCTTTAAGTGTGGTGGAAATCCTCATGTTAATGATGGCCTAACATTTATCAAGGTCTGCCTCTATTAACTACTATATAAAACACATATAATCCCGATAGTGAAAACCCTATAATCACATTAGAGAAACCGTGGTGAGGTAGCATATGGTTGTAAGTAGGCTATTTACAACCACAGTCTATTGGCTATGGTAATAAGCTGGAAAGCGTGCTACATATAACCATAGTTATAACAAACAACCTTGGTTGTAAGTCAACCTGATTTTTCATTTTTGCCACATATTTTTCCTGACTACAGTGATAATTTTCATCACaatatataatattaaatattttcaacacaagaacaataataaaaataagaacAATAATAAAGACaataagaacaacaacaataacaacaacattaacaacaacattaacaacaacaagaacaacacgaacaacaacaagaacaacaacaagaacaagaaaaacaacaacaataataacaacaaaaaacaacaagaacaacaacaacaacgacgacgataacaacaagaaaaacaatcagaacaacaacaaaataaataaatataatcgttaaattaaatttttttacctggcacaacaacaacaactaacGTTGCTAAGTTGAATATGTGCTTTCCATGCCTCGTTCAATTTGGAAAAGATATTATGGAGTTTCAAAACTAGTTAATGGAAGAAATGTTTTTAAGTTTCGTTTATGGAAGAAATGATGTTTTCAAGTTTGGTTTGGTGGAGGAATAGCGTTTCATAAATGGAAGAAGTTTGGAGGTAGGAGATGAAGTCTGTCTAAGTACGTCTAGGGCAAAAGTGAATGAACTAAGAACGTTATGTATCTTTAAAAAAACAAAAAGGTGTCACTTTTTACAACGGCTGGAATTACAACCATGGTGAAAATGGCTTAAAAATAAGTAAAATAGAAAATATTGGTGTTGGGATTCGAACCCATGACCAAACACCACTTTTCACCACAATTGGAAttccaaccgtggtgaaaagtgGGTTATAAATAACTAAAAAGACTAAAAATGTTGGTGTTGTGATTTGAACCTATGACCAGACACCATTTTTCACCACGGTTGGAATCCCAACCGTGGTTAAAAGTGACATCTTCCTACTTTTCACACGGTTGTTATTAAGGACCATAGTGAAAAGTATTTTAATAATAAAAGAATGCAGGTGCCTAAATATCACCTACTTCAACTGATTGAATAGCCGAGGTAATAACATGTTACGAAAGgtatattttgtagtagtgatTCCTCTTTTATTTAACATGAAACCTATAAATTTATCCGCCTAAAACCAAAAGGAACATTTGGAGGGATTCAAGCGGATGTTATAATCCCCTACTGACTTTAAAATATCCTTCATATCGCTGCAGTGATTACCTTCTTAGAAGGTCTTCATAACCGTGTCGTATATGTAGACCTCAAGGTTGCATCCTATCAGATTAGAAAAAGAGACGACCATCAGATTTTGATAAATGACACATGTATTCTTTAGTATAAAGGGCATGATCTTATAATAATAGTTGCAATTATTAGACATGAATATAGCCTTGGTTGCATCCATAAGGTCCATTTTGATCTAGTTGTAATCAGAGTAGGCTTTCATAAAGCTTAAAGTCTTGTATCTCAATAACCCGTTGATCAACCTATGAATGTTTGTCAATGGGTATGAGTCATTAGGACACACCAAGTTCAAATAAGTGAAATCCACACACATTCTACATTTTTGAGATACCTTTCGAACTAACAGTACATTCACCAACCAAGTTGGATATTTAATTTCAGCTATGAAACCAATTTCTTTAAAACTCCTAACTTCCTCATCGATGGCTGCTCATTTCTATTAACCTAGTTTTTGTTTTCTTTGTACTACTGACCTTACTGTGGAGTTGATGGCAAGGCGATAAAATATAACTCTAGTGTTAATCCCTAGTATATTAGAAGGAATCCAAGTGAATAAGTCGATGTTTTTCCGAAGCAGGGAAACCGGCTCCTCCTCTTCGGCATTTGTCATGGAGATGCCCAGCTTCGTGGTATGGAATTCCAACAGCCTAGTTTGAACCTCCTTCAAATATTCTATATACATAAGCCTTTATGTTTAATATTCTTATTTGGGGTTTAAATCTACAAAGTTCACCCCACATATGTTTGGTTATGGTATAATGCATACAACCATCACAATATTTTGATCCTTAAATTATCTTGGTAGAATTTATGAGTGGTATGTTCATCTCTTTGGATTATACTAATAAGCCCGTTATTTAGTGGATACTTCATGCTCAAGTATAGTGTTCAGAGGGTAGCCCCTAGGAGATTAAAAACACGTATCctgatgatttttttttgtagGAGAATGGGAAATCTACAATGAGATACCTAGCTTTTATCATTTTGGCATTATCCTTCAATCTAAACATCTACTTGAAAGTAATATAACCTTTCACTTGGAATTGTTTGCCAGTAAAACTGACTAAAGAAGTCACTCTTGATTTCCACTGACTTCTTGAAAGGTTATATTACTCTTGATTGCCACCAACTTATTTAAGCGGGCTTCTTGAATAAGCCATTCAATCTACCTTTTGAGTTGGTGGCAGTCGTTAGTGTGACGACCTTTCACCTTGTGGTATTTTAACCACCTAACAAGCTCAGACCCCGTGATCTTTGGTTTATAAGTTGGTGGAGGTGGGATGTCGTGAGTGTGTAGAACTTCACTCCATATTATCTCTCGGCGAGTGTTAAAGGGGGTAAAGTTATCTTTGGATCTCCCACTACATTTGAAAGTCTATATGTTCCTAACAGGAAAAGTGTAGTGGCTCATATGTAACACCTCAGACTACTTTCAGGATTACCGTTTGACCTCACAAACAAACACGATCCTTTCCGGCATGCTTTATCCTCATTCACACACTTTCCAATAAATTTCCCAGAAGGTCATCaatccaaatactactccaagtcaagcacgcttaactacGGAGTTATTATTTGTTAGGCTAAcaaaaagaagatgcatcttctttccggtagcctaacaaataagaacttcatagttaagtgtgcttgacttggagtagcATTTGGATGGATcaccttctgggaagtttcccagaaagcgtgtgagtgaggaaAAAACATGTTGAAAAGACTCACGTTACTTTTTGGggtcagtcgataatcctgaaagtAGTATGAGGCATTAAAAATGGATACCGCTCATAGTACGATATGGTTAAGGAATGTACCAAACGGAagttggtgggcatgtaacacccgaggaTGAAGAGGGTAGGGATTGGTTGTAACATCTGAGGCCGAAGAGGGCGAGGGCTAGTTGTCCAAATTCACATTATAATGAGAGGACCTTGAGGctgtgcaggtatgagactaTATGGTTGAAGGAAGGATTATATGGATTGATTGGTATTACCTATACcaataagatgcatcttcttttcggtagcctaacaaataagaactccatagttaagcgtgcttgacttggagtagtatttggatggaTGGTCTTATGGGAAGTTTCCCGAAAAtcgtgtgagtgaggacaaatTATGATGAAAAtactcgtgttggtttgtgggaTCAGTCGGCAATCCTGAAAGCAATCTGGGGCATTACATCATGCGTTGTTACTACAACAAATCGCAACCACTGGAGGCACACTCTTTGATATTCTTGGCCTTATTTTATGAATTTCCCCTTTCCCCTTTAATATAACACTCAAACCGCATCATAATGTTATTCATGGAAACGACATGTTTTTGGACGAGAGACTCGTTGAAGTGTCTCGCATTCAAACAATTCTAGAATGTTTCCACGAACATATCCTGGTTTGGACCTTTTATCTTTATAGTCACTGTATTGAACTAAGTGGGGATTAGGGACTTGAAGTGCCCTTAATGGACATTAAATAGACTGGTCATTGAAACCTTTTGGTAAGCCTAAAAGTAATGGATCAGTTTCCTCGAGAGGTGTCGGTAATTGGTCACCGATTATCGGAAGAGGTTCATAAGCCACATGAGATCTTCCTCCATGAAAATGCTGGACAAAAGCTTACATTTCAAGGAGTTAGAAGCGTCAATTATTTCTATATGAGTATTTATGTAAATGATGAGTTCCTAGGGGTCTTTTTTTCTATCAAAACTTCACAAGTGATGACAGTTTGAAGTTTTCTAGTACGGGGGACTCCAAATTTTCTTGGAGAGATGCTCGAGATCCAAGACATCCTCGTATTCGGGTAGGTTGTCATGACAATGCCATTTCTAGAGGGTCAAGACGTTATCATATAGCGCTTTGCTGGAGCGATCCAACTCATCCATAACAACTCATATCTCTACTAAGAACTCGTAGTCGCCGCTGCCAGTACTTCACCATAATAATAGAGATGGCCGATGCAATTGAGTATTAAGTGAGGATTTAATTTATGTAAGTTTTACTGAGGCCCTACGGTGGATGCCAATTCTACTTGTGAAAAATACAATAAATGGAATCTTGCTCACGTAAATGGACACCAAATGGTTTATATATGCTGAATATGTGAATAATGAATGAATCATTTGAGATATTTATAGGTCTAGATTGTGGATCAAATTTTTGAGTGAGGAACAGATTCCCTCCCAACAGCTTGACTAGAGCGTGAGAACAGAAAGACCGATCCTTTCCATTAGTAGGAAGGAGTGGTTTCTTCCTTGAGAAAGTGGTAACATCGTCCCTTTTAGGGACACACGATCTAATGCGTAAGAAAGCAGTTGTTCCTTGATGGGCATGAACTTGGGTTGGACAATCATGCCTTAGGCATTATGGGTCGGATCGTGTGACCAATAACTCGTTAAGTCACCATCACCCGAATTATTATGTGGCCCTTTATGATAGTTTTTGGGTTGATTAAGTGATGTGATATTCTCTTCTAGAGCCTAATTAAAATTATTTCAATCtaatataaaaatattaattCAATTCACCTACCCTATCTCATGGCTGATTTTTTTTCCGCATAACCAATCCATAATCACTCAATAATCATTTATCATAACCGATTTAACCAATCCATAACCACTCTATAACCATTTATCATAACCAATTTTTATAACAAGATCATATAAATGGGTTTATTTTTACAAAACTCATTATAAAATAGATTATATGCATAACCTAGATAGATTACATCCATAACCCAAATTCATAACCAATTACATATTTCATAACCGATTTTAAAATTTATAATCAGTTTTTAGTTTACAGCCAGTTTCAGATGTGACGTAATCAGTTTTTAGTTTACAACCAGTTTTAGACACAAAAATTCAATTTTTAGAACTTGATATTAATTTTTTACAACTAACTTTTCAATTGAACACAACccattttttaaaaatatattttattcataaaaatatatTGTTTTTATAATTACATCAAAATAGATTGTAAAATAAAAATTTTCTCAGCAAGTTACGCCTCACATATTATGTATAGATTTGTGCTTAAAATGTTCTTTATTAATCATCACATCACATACTCTTATGCATAAAGTTTTTATCATCACAGATCGTGGGGATTCTAATTCACTGCAGTCGGAAAAGGACGAATTCTTGCTGTCAAGGCTTCCTATCCGTTTCATTGAAATCAAAGAGTCGATATTAATCCATTCTCCAGATTGTAGCTACATTATTTGCATTACaaaatttcatcatttcaaaATAGAGTGTGTTAGTGAAGAATTAACCACATTATCCATGTTTTAATCGACCAGCACTtaaatatttcattcaatattTTGAGTTATAGATCTTTCACAAATTATAAACTCAACATCAAATCAAACCAAGTTTTAAATCTAAAGTACTCCACACACAGCAGAAGAATAACCAAAAAGTTGCAATTTATAAGCTTTTTTTCTGTTAGAATGTACAACATGTCATGATATTTATCATATCATAATAATAACAATCAATAGAATCATAACAAGTAATCTAGTTTTGTACACAATCCACCAGCCTAAGACTTGGATTAAACAAAAGAACAAAACGACCAACCACTACTCAAAACGACGATCCACTAAATTCATTCATCGGAGAAGAACCAAACGACGAACCACTATTGAAAACGACATTACTATGACCATTACCAAGCATCACCTTCATCAACTCCGTAGCCTTACTCTTCCCCTTAGCGCTCCCTTTATCTCTAACATCACCAATTCCGTCCAACGCACCAAAAGCTACGGCGTCTCTAACATCTCCGGCCACCGCATCTCCGCCGCATCGCACAAGATTAAGCAGCGCCGACACTGCATTTTCTCTCGTCCTCATACTAGAACCAGTCGCAAGATCGAGTAGATCCGCGAGTACCCCAACACCGGAAACCTTCCGGAAAGCCTCAATGCTTTCTTCGCAACCGGCAACCTGCGCGATGACGGCGGTTGCGTCTTCAACTATCCCTACTCTACCATCGTTAACGATGAGAGAGAACAGCGCCGGAACAACACCAAACTGAACCATAGTACCACGGTTTAACGGATGAAGCGCGATTGCGAAAAGCGCTTTCAACGCGTCTTTAACCGTTCGCGGCGGTGATGAACGGTGACAACGGAGGATATCAACAAGCGCATAAACGATCTCGCGTTTGGATCCAACGACAGTACGGTAATCATCGACAGACGAAAGAAGGCTGTGAATTGTAGCGGCGGCGGATTGAACAGCGGCGGCGGCGGAGGTTGAAGAATGATGAGATATAACGTGTGCGAGCGCGTCGAGAACACCGCGTGTGGACATGATAGGTTCTTTTTCTGTTATGGAAAGGTTAAGAAGCGTTGCGGTTGCGTTTTCTTGCGACGGATGAGAAGAAGAATAGAGAGTTTCTGCTAGGTACGGAATCGCGCCTGATTCTGTAATTACGGGTCGGGTTTCCGGGTCTTGTTTTGACATTTGCCGAAGCTCGCAGAGAGCTTCGATTCGGGTTCGTTCGGAAACGGAGCTTAGCTTTGAGACTAGGTTCCGCACGGCGCGGTGTTTTGTGTCCATCTTGGTATAGAGGGAGGTTCGGTGGGTGGTGTTGGTTTGGGAATTGGTGCGGTGGTTGGTTTGGAGGGAGATGGAGAAAAAACGCGTAGTGGTTTTTGGGGAAAGATTATGAGAATGGGTTTATGAAGATTGGAAAGGCAAACACGTCTTAACAACTTTTTATGTGACCAAAAGTCATGGAAGTTTCATACATTCTCTACTTATTTTGTTTTCAGTTGGATAAGATCCTTTTCATActgattttttttataaaaaaaaaaactatGC includes:
- the LOC127075688 gene encoding U-box domain-containing protein 4 — its product is MDTKHRAVRNLVSKLSSVSERTRIEALCELRQMSKQDPETRPVITESGAIPYLAETLYSSSHPSQENATATLLNLSITEKEPIMSTRGVLDALAHVISHHSSTSAAAAVQSAAATIHSLLSSVDDYRTVVGSKREIVYALVDILRCHRSSPPRTVKDALKALFAIALHPLNRGTMVQFGVVPALFSLIVNDGRVGIVEDATAVIAQVAGCEESIEAFRKVSGVGVLADLLDLATGSSMRTRENAVSALLNLVRCGGDAVAGDVRDAVAFGALDGIGDVRDKGSAKGKSKATELMKVMLGNGHSNVVFNSGSSFGSSPMNEFSGSSF